A single region of the Lepus europaeus isolate LE1 chromosome 1, mLepTim1.pri, whole genome shotgun sequence genome encodes:
- the PHTF2 gene encoding protein PHTF2 isoform X5 has translation MASKVTDAIVWYQKKIGAYDQQIWEKSVEQREIKGLRNKPKKTAHVKPDLIDVDLVRGSAFAKAKPESPWTSLTRKGIVRVVFFPFFFRWWLQVTSKVIFFWLLVLYLLQVAAIVLFCSASSPHSIPLTEVIGPIWLMLLLGTVHCQIVSTRTPKPPLSTGGKRRRKLRKAAHLEVHREGDGSSTTDNTQEGAVQSHGTSTSYSVGAVFRDLWHAAFFLSGSKKAKNSIDKSTETDNGYVSLDGKKTVKSSEDGIQSHEPQCETVGPEETAWTTGTLRSVPSKDTQRTVTNVSDEVSSEEGPEIGYPVRRHVDRTSESILRNRKSHHYKKHYPHEFQTGF, from the exons ATTGGAGCATATGATCAACAAATATGGGAAAAATCTGTTGAACAGAGAGAAATCAAG GGGTTAAGGAATAAACCAAAGAAAACAGCACATGTGAAACCAGACCTCATAGATGTTGATCTTGTAAGAG gATCTGCATTTGCTAAAGCAAAGCCTGAAAGCCCTTGGACTTCTCTGACTAGAAAGGGAATTGTCCGAGTtgtatttttcccctttttcttcCGGTGGTGGTTACAAGTGACATCAAAGGtcatctttttctggcttcttGTCCTTTATCTTCTTCAAG TTGCCGCAATAGTATTATTCTGTTCCGCTTCTAGCCCACATAGCATCCCTCTGACCGAAGTGATTGGGCCGATATGGCTGATGCTGCTCCTGGGAACTGTGCACTGCCAGATTGTTTCAACAAGGACACCCAAGCCTCCGCTCAGCACAGGCGGAAAAAGGAGGAG gaaattaagaaaagcaGCCCATTTGGAAGTACATAGGGAAGGAGATGGTTCTAGTACCACAGATAACACACAAGAGGGAGCAGTGCAGAGCCACGGTACAAGCACCTCTTACAGCGTTGGCGCTGTCTTCAGAGATCTCTGGCATGCTGCTTTCTTTTTATCAGG gTCAAAGAAAGCAAAGAATTCAATTGATAAATCAACTGAGACTGACAATGGCTACGTATCACTTGATGGGAAGAAGACTGTTAAAAGCAGTGAGGATGGAATACAAAGCCATGAACCTCAGTGTGAAACAGTTGGACCGGAAGAGACAGCCTGGACCACAGGAACACTGAGGAGTGTTCCCAGCAAA GATACCCAAAGGACAGTAACAAATGTCTCTGATGAAGTGTCCAGTGAGGAAGGTCCTGAAATAGGATACCCAGTACGCCGTCATGTGGACAGGACCTCTGAAAGCATTCTTCGGAATAGAAAGTCACACCATTATAAGAAGCATTACCCTCATGAG TTCCAGACAGGATTCTGA